One region of Solanum pennellii chromosome 6, SPENNV200 genomic DNA includes:
- the LOC107023622 gene encoding calcium-dependent protein kinase 24, producing the protein MGTCMSVQNASFLKRTRMRPTPIDQETCSKSASRTSVPKSQKFSRPINVVTDPSGDDIYHRYEFGKELGRGEFGITYQCVDKTSGESVACKTIAKSKLRTEIDVEDVRREVVIMRHLPKHPNIVSYKEVYEDKDAVYLVMELCEGGELFDRIVARGHYTERAAALVTKTILEVVQVCHKHGVIHRDLKPENFLYANVNENAQLKAIDFGLSIFFEPGQRFGEIVGSPYYMAPEVLRRNYGPEVDVWSAGVILYILLCGVPPFWAETEEGIAHAIVKGTIDFNRDPWPRVSDEAKDLVKGMLDANPYNRFTVEEVLDHHWIQNADKVSNVCLGEGVRTKIKQFTLMNKFKKKVLRVVADNLPLDQVHGIKQMFYMMDTDKNGNLSFQELKDGLHMMGQTVAEPEVHLLMDAADVDGNGMLNCEEFVTMAVHLQRLSNDDHLKHAFLQFDKNKSGFIEYEDLKISLFDDSLAPQNDQVINDIIFDADLDKDGRISYQDFKVMMSTGTDWKMGSRQYSKAMLNALSMRLFKDKSMQLTN; encoded by the exons ATGGGAACATGCATGTCTGTACAAAATGCAAGTTTCTTGAAAAGGACTAGGATGAGGCCTACTCCTATTGATCAAGAAACATGTTCCAAGAGCGCAAGTAGGACATCCGTGCCTAAATCCCAAAAATTTTCGAGACCAATAAATGTCGTGACTGATCCATCAGGCGATGATATATATCACAG GTATGAGTTTGGGAAGGAGTTAGGAAGAGGGGAATTTGGTATAACATACCAATGTGTAGACAAGACAAGTGGGGAAAGTGTGGCATGTAAGACAATAGCAAAGAGCAAATTGAGAACAGAGATAGATGTTGAAGATGTGAGGAGGGAGGTTGTTATTATGAGGCATTTGCCTAAACACCCTAATATTGTTAGCTACAAAGAAGTTTATGAAGATAAAGATGCTGTTTATCTTGTTATGGAACTTTGTGAAGGTGGAGAATTATTTGATAGAATTGTTGCAAGAGGACATTACACTGAAAGAGCTGCTGCTCTTGTTACTAAAACTATTCTTGAAGTTGTTCAG GTATGCCACAAGCATGGGGTAATTCATAGAGACCTTAAACCTGAGAACTTTTTATATGCCAATGTAAATGAAAATGCCCAATTAAAAGCTATTGATTTTGGACTTTCCATTTTCTTTGAACCTG GTCAGAGATTTGGTGAAATAGTAGGAAGTCCGTATTACATGGCTCCGGAAGTTCTTAGAAGAAATTATGGACCAGAAGTTGATGTATGGAGTGCTGGGGTTATTCTCTACATTTTGTTATGTGGTGTTCCCCCTTTTTGGGCAG AAACTGAAGAAGGAATTGCACATGCAATAGTGAAAGGTACAATAGACTTTAACAGAGATCCATGGCCAAGAGTATCTGATGAAGCTAAAGATCTTGTCAAAGGAATGCTTGATGCTAATCCTTACAACAGGTTTACTGTTGAAGAAGTACTTG ATCATCACTGGATACAGAATGCAGACAAGGTGTCTAATGTTTGTTTGGGAGAAGGTGTGAGAACCAAGATCAAGCAattcactttgatgaataaattcaagaagaaaGTTCTCAGA GTTGTAGCAGATAACTTACCGCTAGATCAAGTACACGGTATAAAACAAATGTTTTACATGATGGACACTGACAAAAATGGGAACTTAAGTTTCCAAGAACTCAAAGATGGTCTACATATGATGGGCCAAACTGTTGCTGAACCTGAAGTCCACTTGTTAATGGATGCT GCTGATGTTGATGGAAATGGAATGTTGAATTGTGAGGAATTTGTTACAATGGCTGTGCACTTACAAAGGCTAAGCAATGATGATCATCTTAAACATGCATTTCTCCAATTTGACAAGAATAAAAGTGGATTTATTGAGTATGAAGACTTGAAAATCTCTTTGTTTGATGATAGTCTTGCCCCCCAAAATGATCAAGTTATTAATGACATCATATTTGATGCTGATTTGGATAAg
- the LOC107021171 gene encoding succinate dehydrogenase subunit 7B, mitochondrial-like isoform X2 produces MAFLLNNTALSKLRLNPQTDESLMLSRRGIHIEPGAREKALLAADPSLKRFKSHKQSVRTLKRVGDVLTIVVVAGCCYEIYVRAVMREEARKQAEGSA; encoded by the exons ATGGCGTTTTTGCTCAACAACACAGCTTTATCGAAGCTTCGACTCAATCCTCAG ACCGATGAATCATTGATGCTGTCACGACGTGGGATCCATATTGAACCCGGGGCTCGTGAGAAGGCT CTCTTGGCAGCAGATCCCTCCTTGAAACGCTTCAAATCACATAAACAAAGTGTGCGAACCCTCAAAAGGGTGGGAGATGTTCTAACTATTGTTGTAGTAGCAG GATGTTGTTATGAGATATATGTAAGAGCTGTTATGCGGGAAGAAGCAAGGAAGCAGGCAGAAGGAAGTGCATAA
- the LOC107021171 gene encoding succinate dehydrogenase subunit 7A, mitochondrial-like isoform X1 gives MAFLLNNTALSKLRLNPQKTDESLMLSRRGIHIEPGAREKALLAADPSLKRFKSHKQSVRTLKRVGDVLTIVVVAGCCYEIYVRAVMREEARKQAEGSA, from the exons ATGGCGTTTTTGCTCAACAACACAGCTTTATCGAAGCTTCGACTCAATCCTCAG AAGACCGATGAATCATTGATGCTGTCACGACGTGGGATCCATATTGAACCCGGGGCTCGTGAGAAGGCT CTCTTGGCAGCAGATCCCTCCTTGAAACGCTTCAAATCACATAAACAAAGTGTGCGAACCCTCAAAAGGGTGGGAGATGTTCTAACTATTGTTGTAGTAGCAG GATGTTGTTATGAGATATATGTAAGAGCTGTTATGCGGGAAGAAGCAAGGAAGCAGGCAGAAGGAAGTGCATAA